One Cryptomeria japonica chromosome 9, Sugi_1.0, whole genome shotgun sequence genomic window carries:
- the LOC131066866 gene encoding uncharacterized protein LOC131066866, which yields MRHRSQATASVFVHKQLDDSMPITIFDLPQRLKDLLDDKLADQLMCFSSSIHGTKPFWNQRRRELIDMVIQIGCPMLFFTLSDADTKWPDLHNIMPTTTPTNPYATARWRLQNIVQNPHLTAMYMHHRFTAFHEEVLEKLLGANDYWYRGSAHIHGFIWLPKVPDIGKLQWNDIQSVQNALAYIDTYVSVWNPRSHELRNQVFHRSIVDDPCLMDTSMIVSSDPSIDYCELANYVQRHTKCTIQTCLHKKGTSLQCCYKAPWNITEKSSLSNDDNGQPKHTPACNDDRLNLHNPFILSIWRANVDCQPVLSIDVVIKYIAKYATKAENKSETYHAMLSQISTNFEFDKPAPNAFRKMLLDNLVDRDISAQESCHLLLKLPLSLYSQTFFSLNVNQEKFQRVPITSTERTTYPNYIASYMARPIHLERMSLIEVTQKWFFNASRKCDQWKERATPIIVRVSPRFRTIPTKEEKCFQEFCWTELLLYHPFRNIQMDFDSTDDENQALWERFSHKYKPWHVR from the exons ATGCGTCATAGAAGTCAAGCCACCGCATCTGTATTTGTCCACAAACAACTTGATGATTCAATGCCTATAACAATTTTTGACCTTCCACAAAGATTAAAGGACTTGCTTGATGACAAACTAGCAGATCAACTAATGTGCTTTAGCTCGTCAATTCATGGAACTAAACCATTCTGGAATCAACGTAGAAGGGAACTTATAGACATGGTCATCCAAATTGGTTGTCCAATGCTATTTTTCACACTCAGTGATGCTGATACAAAATGGCCAGACTTGCATAATATCATGCCAACCACCACACCTACAAATCCATATGCAACTGCTAGGTGGAGATTACAAAATATAGTTCAAAATCCACACCTTACTGCAATGTACATGCATCACAGATTTACTGCATTTCATGAAGAAGTGTTGGAAAAACTTCTTGGTGCAAATGACTATTGGTATAG AGGCTCTGCACATATCCATGGTTTCATTTGGCTACCAAAAGTGCCTGACATTGGCAAATTACAATGGAATGACATTCAGTCAGTACAAAATGCACTTGCATACATTGATACATATGTCTCCGTGTGGAACCCACGAAGTCATGAATTGAGAAATCAAGTGTTCCACCGATCCATTGTTGACGACCCTTGCTTGATGGACACAAGCATGATAGTATCAAGTGATCCTTCCATTGACTATTGTGAATTGGCCAATTATGTTCAAAGACATACAAAATGTACTATCCAAACATGCCTTCACAAGAAGGGGACATCTCTTCAATGCTGTTATAAAGCCCCTTGGAACATTACAGAAAAATCGTCTCTTTCTAATGATGATAATGGCCAACCTAAGCACACCCCTGCTTGCAATGATGACCGcctaaatcttcacaacccattTATACTCTCAATATGGAGGGCCAATGTAGATTGCCAACCTGTTCTCTCAATTGATGTTGTGATcaaatatattgcaaaatatgctactAAAGCTGAAAACAAATCAGAAACATACCATGCAATGTTATCTCAAATATCAACCAACTTTGAGTTTGATAAACCAGCTCCTAATGCTTTTCGCAAAATGCTTCTTGACAACCTTGTGGATCGTGATATAAGTGCCCAAGAAAGTTGCCACCTTCTACTAAAGCTACCACTCTCCCTTTATAGTCaaacatttttttctttaaatgtgAACCAAGAAAAATTCCAACGTGTACCAATCACATCCACAGAAAGAACCACATATCCAAACTATATTGCATCTTACATGGCAAGACCAATACATTTAGAGAGAATGTCTCTTATCGAAGTAACTCAAAAATGGTTCTTCAACGCATCAAGAAAGTGTGATCAATGGAAAGAGCGAGCCACACCAATCATAGTTCGAGTGTCTCCACGATTCAGAACCATCCCTACAAAGGAAGAAAAATGTTTTCAAGAATTTTGTTGGACTGAACTATTATTGTACCACCCATTCCGCAACATTCAAATGGATTTCGACTCAAcagatgatgaaaatcaagcactaTGGGAAAGGTTCTCTCACAAGTACAAGCCATGGCATGTACGTTGA
- the LOC131066865 gene encoding uncharacterized protein LOC131066865 translates to MSFIGPKLIQRIDIRLHEAFPAHNQLPFGGRSIIIFGDLGQLPPVKDIPMYASTSYGGTLWRSFITIITLKKIFCQIGDQPAQIAFRALLSNLRNVEPTIADWQLLLSRANSTLSSVEQSLFLSSTHLFATNEMVSLHNKRMLLAKPIALSTAEQLKEITCSNPDEEQLESKILLCIGQEVMLSANLWVETGLVNGALGQVKEIVYNGGERPPELPLFVVVQFKKYIGPVWDQDNSKNIPLIPISRGLRRQIPLKMAWALTIHKSQGLTLQRVTIDIGNTDRQGLTFTAISRVRDLASLRIHPPFTFQRYSRIQKSPYVARRKQEEEQLTTLSNENTSPA, encoded by the exons atgagcttcattggtccAAAGTTGATACAACGCATTGATATAAGGTTACATGAGGCATTCCCTGCCCATAACCAGCTCCCATTTGGAGGACGCTCAATCATTATCTTTGGTGACTTGGGCCAACTACCACCTGTCAAAGACATTCCTATGTATGCTTCAACTTCATATGGAGGGACACTATGGCGTAGCTTCATAACAATTATaacattgaaaaaaatattttgtcaAATTGGAGATCAACCTGCACAAATTGCCTTTCGTGCACTTCTCTCCAATTTACGAAATGTAGAACCCACTATTGCAGATTGGCAACTTTTACTGTCTCGAGCAAATTCAACACTTTCCTCTGTAGAGCAATCTTTATTCTTATCATCCACACACTTATTTGCAACAAATGAAATGGTATCACTACATAACAAACGCATGTTGTTGGCAAAGCCTATTGCCCTATCTACTGCAGAACAACTCAAGGAAATCACATGCTCAAATCCTGATGAGGAACAACTTGAATCTAAGATCCTCTTATGTATTGGCCAGGAAGTTATGTTATCTGCCAACTTGTGGGTGGAAACAGGACTTGTCAATGGTGCACTTGGACAAGTCAAAGAAATTGTATATAATGGTGGTGAAAGACCACCTGAACTCcccttatttgttgttgttcaattCAAAAAATACATAGGCCCAGTTTGGGACCAAGACAACTCAAAAAATATCCCTCTTATTCCAATAAGTCGTGGTCTTCGACGTCAAATACCACTAAAAATGGCATGGGCCTTAACAATTCACAAATCACAAGGGCTGACACTTCAAAGAGTGACAATCGACATCGGCAATACAGATCGTCAAGGGTTGACATTCACAGCAATTTCAAGGGTCCGTGACCTTGCAAGTCTTCGCATACACCCTCCATTCACATTCCAAAGATATTCACGTATACAAAAGAGCCCATATGTTGCTCGGCGAAAACAAGAAGAGGAACAACTGACAACGTTATCAAATGAAAATACTTCTCCAG CGTGA